The following coding sequences lie in one Pseudoalteromonas sp. Scap06 genomic window:
- a CDS encoding cytochrome ubiquinol oxidase subunit I has translation MIDETFVDLSRLQFAVTALFHFLFVPLTIGMTWILVIMESVYVMTGREIYRDMTKFWGKLFGINFAIGVATGLTMEFEFGTNWSYYSHYVGDVFGAPLAIEGLMAFFLESTFVGMFFLGWDRLSKRQHLGVTFLMALGTNMSALWILVANAWMQNPVGAEFNYQTMRMEMTSFAELVFNPVAQVKFIHTVSAGYVAASMFVLGISSWYILKGRDLAFAKRSFSVASGFGLASILCVILLGDESGYEVGEVQKVKLATIEAEWHTEEAPAAFTMLGIPDSEEQVTHAAVKIPYALGIIATRSLDEQVIGISDLEKKHEKRIRNGMIAYEYLEKLRAGDDTPANIEKFDNVKDDLGYGLLLKRYTPNVVDASEAQIQQAVKDSFPKVGPMFWSFRIMVGCGVIMLGVFILSFYYNAHRIIEQKRWLLWAAVLSIPLPWIAIEFGWIVAEYGRQPWAISEVLPTFLATSSLTVNDILISLTGFIVFYTGLAIVEAWLMIKFIKQGPSSLHTGKYHFELPDHSTAAKGELS, from the coding sequence ATGATAGATGAAACCTTTGTGGATCTATCGCGATTACAGTTTGCTGTCACCGCTCTATTTCATTTTTTATTTGTGCCGTTAACAATCGGTATGACCTGGATTTTAGTTATTATGGAATCGGTTTATGTTATGACCGGTCGCGAGATTTATCGTGATATGACTAAGTTTTGGGGCAAGTTATTTGGTATTAACTTTGCTATTGGTGTGGCTACCGGCCTCACCATGGAATTTGAGTTTGGTACTAACTGGTCGTATTACTCTCATTATGTGGGTGATGTATTTGGTGCACCACTAGCTATTGAAGGCTTAATGGCCTTCTTTTTAGAGTCAACCTTTGTGGGGATGTTCTTTTTAGGTTGGGACAGGCTCTCTAAACGCCAGCATTTAGGGGTAACATTTTTAATGGCGCTGGGCACAAATATGTCTGCGCTATGGATTTTAGTTGCTAATGCGTGGATGCAAAACCCAGTCGGGGCAGAGTTTAACTATCAAACCATGCGTATGGAAATGACTAGTTTTGCAGAGCTAGTATTTAACCCTGTAGCGCAAGTTAAGTTTATTCATACTGTGTCTGCAGGTTATGTTGCGGCGTCTATGTTTGTGCTTGGGATTAGTAGCTGGTACATATTAAAAGGACGTGATTTGGCATTTGCTAAACGTTCGTTCTCGGTGGCATCAGGCTTTGGTTTAGCCTCTATTTTATGTGTTATTTTACTCGGTGATGAATCTGGCTACGAAGTCGGTGAAGTACAAAAAGTAAAACTCGCGACCATTGAAGCTGAATGGCATACCGAAGAAGCCCCCGCAGCTTTTACCATGCTTGGTATTCCTGACTCTGAAGAGCAAGTAACTCATGCTGCGGTTAAAATTCCTTACGCATTAGGTATTATTGCAACGCGCTCACTTGATGAACAAGTGATTGGTATTTCAGATCTTGAGAAAAAACACGAGAAGCGTATTCGCAATGGCATGATTGCTTATGAATACCTAGAAAAACTTCGCGCAGGTGACGATACCCCTGCAAATATCGAAAAGTTTGATAACGTGAAAGATGATTTAGGCTATGGCCTATTACTGAAACGTTATACCCCTAACGTGGTAGATGCCAGTGAGGCACAAATACAACAAGCCGTTAAAGACTCCTTCCCTAAAGTGGGTCCTATGTTTTGGTCATTTAGGATTATGGTTGGCTGTGGTGTAATTATGCTTGGCGTGTTTATTCTCTCTTTTTATTACAACGCACATCGTATTATTGAACAAAAACGTTGGTTGTTGTGGGCGGCGGTATTGAGCATTCCTCTGCCTTGGATTGCTATTGAATTTGGTTGGATTGTGGCTGAATATGGCCGCCAGCCATGGGCTATTTCTGAAGTATTACCGACCTTTTTAGCAACGTCATCGCTGACGGTAAATGATATTTTAATTAGCTTGACCGGTTTTATTGTTTTCTATACTGGATTGGCGATTGTTGAAGCATGGTTAATGATTAAATTTATTAAGCAAGGCCCAAGCTCCCTTCATACCGGTAAGTACCATTTTGAATTACCTGATCACAGCACGGCTGCTAAAGGAGAACTATCATGA
- the cydC gene encoding thiol reductant ABC exporter subunit CydC, translated as MANFIRLLKLCRPHYKAMLLGTFLASLTVLANVGLLAISGWFLASMAAAGIAGVHMNYFTPAGTIRFLAIVRTASRYAERLVTHNATFLLLSEIRVNMFATLSKLNNLDLAMSRSADLVNRLQNDVDALDKFYLNVLLPMLVALLTVPIIMLFMSAYNVNVALICFVGIIIIGVIIPAILSKQLDKNSHQETLLSAQLRAELSDTLTGLRELNIYQARNQQLTKCDQLSVQYNQQLFIRHKTLGNADGLSLLIVQLAMLASIITIVPLVFSGAMVNVELAMLSLFVLASFESVLLLPNAFIELPNVLKAAERLFILEDKTLSTNNVSTTDIELLNKHWALSLNNVSYHYGQKQALNNVSFELPAKQKVAIVGRSGSGKTTLVNLLSSLWPLQQGTINLQSDKKIISLHDLNNESRAKTLNILAQQHHIFDGTLSENLAYAAPDATSQQMIAALTQAELGGWFSELKQGLKTRLGTGGRNVSQGQSRRIALAQALLQKPAILVLDEPTEGLDNISKQAVMNSVLQLKEHASVLTITHDPALLSQMDSVIWLDSGQIIAQGSHQQLLNEHPDYVALTTRF; from the coding sequence ATGGCTAATTTTATTCGTTTGCTCAAATTGTGCCGCCCTCATTATAAAGCGATGCTTTTAGGGACGTTTCTAGCGTCACTCACGGTGCTAGCAAATGTAGGCTTACTCGCTATTTCAGGCTGGTTTTTAGCTTCTATGGCAGCCGCAGGAATTGCCGGCGTCCATATGAACTACTTTACCCCAGCTGGCACCATCCGCTTTTTAGCGATTGTGCGCACCGCCTCACGTTACGCTGAACGCTTAGTTACTCACAACGCCACATTTTTATTGTTAAGTGAAATACGAGTAAACATGTTCGCCACTCTCAGCAAGCTCAATAACCTTGATTTAGCTATGAGCCGCAGTGCCGATTTAGTTAATCGCTTACAAAACGATGTAGACGCATTAGATAAGTTTTATTTAAATGTGTTGCTGCCGATGTTAGTAGCTTTACTGACTGTGCCTATTATTATGCTGTTTATGTCAGCCTACAATGTAAATGTCGCCCTTATTTGTTTTGTTGGCATTATTATTATTGGGGTGATTATACCGGCAATATTGAGTAAGCAATTAGATAAAAATAGTCACCAAGAAACCTTACTTAGTGCACAACTTAGAGCAGAGCTATCAGACACCCTTACGGGCCTTAGAGAACTAAATATTTATCAAGCTCGAAACCAACAACTCACTAAGTGTGATCAGTTAAGTGTACAGTATAATCAGCAATTATTTATTCGTCATAAGACTCTTGGCAACGCTGATGGCTTAAGCTTACTCATAGTGCAATTGGCTATGCTTGCCAGCATTATTACTATTGTGCCGCTAGTGTTTAGCGGTGCTATGGTCAATGTAGAGCTGGCGATGTTGAGCCTGTTTGTGCTTGCCAGTTTTGAAAGCGTATTGTTACTGCCTAATGCCTTTATTGAGCTTCCTAATGTACTAAAAGCAGCTGAGCGACTCTTTATTCTTGAAGACAAAACGCTTAGCACAAATAATGTATCAACCACAGATATTGAGCTATTAAATAAGCACTGGGCATTATCATTAAATAATGTCAGCTATCACTATGGCCAAAAGCAGGCATTAAATAATGTGAGTTTTGAGCTCCCCGCGAAGCAAAAAGTGGCTATTGTTGGTAGAAGCGGCAGTGGTAAAACTACCTTAGTGAATTTGCTCAGTAGTTTATGGCCACTGCAGCAAGGAACAATAAACTTACAAAGCGACAAAAAAATCATAAGCCTGCATGATTTAAATAATGAGAGTCGTGCAAAGACATTAAATATTTTAGCTCAGCAGCATCATATTTTTGATGGCACATTAAGCGAAAACCTTGCTTATGCAGCTCCCGATGCAACCTCTCAACAAATGATAGCAGCATTAACACAGGCAGAACTTGGTGGTTGGTTCTCTGAGCTCAAACAAGGGCTGAAAACCCGTTTAGGTACCGGCGGGCGAAATGTGTCTCAAGGTCAATCAAGACGTATAGCCTTGGCACAGGCCCTGCTACAAAAACCCGCCATTTTAGTACTCGATGAACCGACTGAAGGGCTCGATAATATTTCTAAACAAGCTGTTATGAATAGTGTTTTACAGCTAAAAGAGCATGCCAGTGTATTAACAATTACTCATGATCCAGCATTGTTATCGCAAATGGATAGTGTTATCTGGTTAGATAGTGGACAAATCATCGCTCAAGGTTCACATCAACAATTGCTCAATGAACACCCTGACTATGTGGCGTTAACAACCCGCTTTTAG
- a CDS encoding septal ring lytic transglycosylase RlpA family protein translates to MKLIKLVLLSMLLVILNACSALPSNINNQQRDVAEQGKASFYADKYHGRTTASGERFSQQAATAAHLKLPFGTRVKVTNSANNKSVVVRINDRGPYIQGRIIDLSKAMFEKIADSSAGVIDVSVTVIENK, encoded by the coding sequence ATGAAACTGATAAAGTTAGTATTGCTTTCAATGCTATTGGTTATTTTAAATGCATGTAGTGCTTTGCCAAGTAATATAAATAATCAACAACGTGATGTTGCAGAGCAAGGTAAAGCATCATTTTATGCTGATAAGTACCACGGCCGAACTACTGCCAGTGGCGAGCGATTTAGCCAACAAGCAGCAACAGCTGCTCACTTAAAACTCCCGTTTGGTACACGGGTAAAAGTTACTAATAGTGCTAATAATAAGTCAGTAGTGGTGAGAATTAATGACAGGGGTCCTTATATTCAGGGGCGAATTATAGATCTATCAAAAGCTATGTTTGAAAAAATAGCCGACTCTAGCGCCGGCGTTATTGATGTATCGGTCACCGTTATTGAGAATAAGTAA
- the cydX gene encoding cytochrome bd-I oxidase subunit CydX: MWYFAWILGVLLACTLGVINVMWYEFHQNKNSIADDEQATHDLLNEHNTNHNDD; this comes from the coding sequence ATGTGGTATTTCGCGTGGATTTTAGGTGTACTGCTTGCTTGTACCTTAGGCGTTATAAACGTGATGTGGTATGAATTTCATCAAAATAAAAACAGCATTGCTGATGATGAACAAGCCACCCATGATTTATTAAACGAGCATAATACAAATCACAATGACGACTAA
- the cydD gene encoding thiol reductant ABC exporter subunit CydD produces MTTNPRPNRAQQQPLRAFLKQQSKPAAMWLKLSIALGTVNAILMIAGAYLLAQTIHEVMFEGHSLAQVTHYLWPLAGIILLRAIFLALSERLSAFATLKIKSAIRQTLLDKLTQLGPSYIEQHGQGATLNTLHNGVEALHDYYAKYLPGVAYSALIPIAILVVIFPTDYKAGLIFLLTAPLIPFFMILVGHKAEALNQKRWQQLAVLGNYFFDRVQGLTQLKLFNATRKELKQIARISDDFRHATLNVLKIAFLSSFALEFLATISVALVAVIIGFRLFFGTLDFATGFVVLLLAPEFYLPLRQLGSHYHARLQGISAAADMLIILNAPLPENDDSHTAKINVNASRAISIHELNFSYPNSNEGINNINLTLPSTGLVAIVGASGSGKSTLLDCMLGFHPEVIQHISIGQQPLTTADISQLQQNIAWIPQKPTLFYDTLAANIKLGNPDASYEALVHAAEQAGALEFINELPDGFNTLIGEQGEGLSGGQKQRIALARAFLKHAPILMLDEPTAHLDSQTEQLIQNAIAEYAKNHLVITIAHRLNTVKNAKQLIVMENGCIVQHGDFKALSQQPGEFAKLLKTAQQGVTNG; encoded by the coding sequence ATGACGACTAATCCCCGACCAAATCGCGCGCAGCAACAACCCCTGCGCGCTTTTTTAAAACAGCAGAGTAAACCGGCGGCAATGTGGTTAAAGCTAAGCATTGCACTTGGCACAGTTAATGCGATTTTAATGATTGCAGGAGCTTACTTACTCGCGCAAACCATTCATGAGGTGATGTTTGAAGGGCATAGTTTAGCCCAAGTAACCCACTATTTATGGCCTTTAGCGGGTATTATTTTACTGCGCGCCATTTTCTTAGCGTTAAGTGAGCGCTTGAGCGCATTTGCTACCCTTAAAATTAAATCGGCTATTCGCCAAACCTTACTCGATAAACTCACACAACTCGGCCCAAGTTATATAGAGCAACATGGCCAAGGTGCAACACTTAACACGCTGCACAATGGCGTAGAAGCACTGCATGACTACTATGCAAAGTACTTACCTGGGGTTGCCTACAGTGCGCTTATTCCTATTGCAATATTAGTGGTTATATTTCCGACCGATTACAAAGCAGGATTAATATTTTTATTAACTGCACCACTTATTCCATTTTTTATGATTTTAGTTGGCCACAAAGCCGAGGCACTTAATCAAAAACGTTGGCAACAACTGGCAGTGTTAGGTAACTACTTTTTTGATCGCGTACAAGGGCTTACTCAACTAAAATTATTTAATGCCACACGCAAAGAGCTTAAACAAATCGCGCGTATTTCCGATGACTTTAGACACGCAACGCTGAACGTGTTAAAAATTGCTTTTTTATCCTCTTTTGCTCTGGAATTTTTAGCCACAATTAGTGTGGCACTGGTAGCGGTAATTATTGGCTTTAGATTATTTTTTGGCACCCTAGATTTTGCTACTGGCTTTGTAGTGCTGTTACTAGCACCTGAATTTTATTTACCCCTTCGCCAATTAGGCAGCCATTACCATGCACGCCTGCAGGGAATTAGTGCTGCTGCAGATATGTTGATTATTTTAAATGCACCACTGCCCGAAAATGATGATAGCCACACAGCAAAGATCAATGTTAATGCTAGTAGAGCTATAAGCATCCATGAGCTCAACTTTAGTTACCCTAATAGCAATGAGGGAATAAATAATATTAATTTAACCCTGCCAAGCACAGGACTAGTAGCCATTGTCGGAGCTAGCGGCTCAGGTAAGAGCACCCTACTTGATTGCATGCTTGGTTTTCACCCAGAAGTAATACAACACATATCCATTGGACAACAACCATTGACGACAGCGGATATAAGCCAATTACAACAAAACATTGCATGGATCCCACAAAAGCCAACCTTATTTTACGACACCCTAGCCGCCAACATAAAATTAGGTAACCCAGACGCTTCATATGAAGCACTTGTACATGCTGCAGAGCAAGCAGGTGCGCTGGAATTTATTAACGAGCTACCCGATGGCTTTAACACCTTAATAGGTGAGCAAGGTGAAGGACTATCTGGCGGGCAAAAACAGCGTATAGCATTAGCTCGTGCATTTTTAAAACACGCCCCTATTCTAATGCTCGATGAGCCAACCGCTCATTTAGATAGTCAAACCGAGCAACTCATTCAAAACGCAATTGCTGAGTATGCAAAAAACCACTTGGTGATCACCATCGCACATCGCTTAAATACAGTAAAAAATGCTAAGCAACTTATCGTTATGGAAAACGGCTGCATCGTTCAACACGGCGATTTTAAAGCGCTCAGCCAGCAACCTGGCGAATTTGCAAAGCTGCTAAAAACAGCACAACAAGGGGTAACTAATGGCTAA
- the lpxA gene encoding acyl-ACP--UDP-N-acetylglucosamine O-acyltransferase, with the protein MIHATAIIEPGAKLGNNVSVGPYSYIGNDVVIGDDCIIESHVVVKGPATIGSGNHIFQFASVGEACQDKKYNNEPTSLIIGDNNVIRECATIHRGTIQDEGVTKIGSNNLFMAYTHVAHDAVVGDNVIFANNASVAGHVHVGDWVILAGNSGVHQFCKIGAHAFVGMYSGVNKDVPPFVTTIGMPAGPAAINTEGMKRRGFESDEIMAVRRAYKAFYRKSLGVDEAIELLAEDAAKFPAVQLMIDFVKSSERGIVR; encoded by the coding sequence GTGATCCATGCTACGGCAATAATCGAACCGGGTGCAAAACTTGGTAACAATGTGTCAGTTGGACCATACAGTTACATCGGTAATGATGTTGTTATTGGTGATGACTGTATAATTGAGTCTCACGTTGTTGTTAAAGGGCCTGCTACCATTGGCTCTGGTAACCATATTTTTCAGTTTGCTTCTGTAGGCGAAGCCTGCCAAGACAAAAAATATAACAACGAGCCAACCAGCTTAATTATTGGCGACAATAATGTTATTCGCGAGTGTGCGACTATTCACCGCGGCACAATCCAAGATGAGGGCGTCACTAAAATAGGCAGCAATAATCTATTTATGGCTTACACTCATGTTGCGCATGATGCTGTTGTTGGTGATAACGTTATTTTTGCAAATAATGCCAGTGTAGCGGGTCACGTTCATGTTGGTGATTGGGTGATTTTAGCGGGCAACTCCGGTGTGCATCAATTTTGTAAAATTGGTGCGCATGCATTTGTTGGTATGTATTCGGGGGTAAATAAAGACGTGCCTCCATTCGTTACTACCATAGGTATGCCAGCAGGCCCTGCGGCAATCAATACTGAAGGCATGAAACGCCGTGGTTTTGAAAGTGATGAAATCATGGCAGTACGCCGCGCTTATAAAGCGTTTTACCGCAAGAGCTTAGGTGTTGATGAAGCGATTGAATTACTTGCTGAAGATGCTGCAAAGTTTCCAGCAGTGCAACTGATGATTGATTTCGTTAAAAGTTCTGAACGCGGTATTGTGCGTTAA
- the fabZ gene encoding 3-hydroxyacyl-ACP dehydratase FabZ: MANELNSLDIQEILSLLPHRYPMLLIDRVIDFTPGESLHAIKNVSINEPIFTGHFPNQPIFPGVLILESMAQATGLLGFKTVENRSENELYLFAAVDNARFKQPVVPGDTMHLHVKFLKERRNIWKFAAEAKVDGKTVCSAEIMCARREF; encoded by the coding sequence TTGGCAAACGAATTAAATAGCCTTGATATTCAAGAAATTTTAAGTTTATTACCGCACCGTTACCCGATGCTACTAATTGATCGTGTAATCGATTTCACCCCAGGTGAATCGTTGCATGCAATTAAAAATGTATCGATTAATGAACCTATTTTCACTGGCCATTTCCCAAATCAGCCGATTTTTCCTGGTGTGCTAATATTAGAGTCAATGGCGCAAGCAACGGGTCTATTAGGGTTTAAAACGGTTGAAAATCGCAGCGAAAACGAACTTTACCTATTTGCAGCCGTAGACAATGCCCGTTTTAAGCAGCCGGTTGTACCAGGTGATACCATGCATCTTCATGTTAAGTTTTTAAAAGAGCGTCGTAACATATGGAAATTTGCGGCTGAAGCTAAAGTTGACGGCAAAACAGTGTGTAGCGCCGAAATCATGTGTGCTAGAAGAGAGTTTTAA
- the cydB gene encoding cytochrome d ubiquinol oxidase subunit II, with amino-acid sequence MIFDYETLKMLWWLIIGVLLIGFAITDGMDMGVAMLLRFVGKTDSERRTVINTIGAHWDGNQVWFITAGGALFAAWPMVYAAAFSGFYFAMMLVLFALFFRPLGFDYRSKVDSKRWRNNWDWGLFAGSAIPALVFGVAFGNLFLGVPFHIDNLLRVSYQGSFFALLNPFALIAGLVSITMLVAHAGMWLQLRTADQVAERSGQYGRYSLLAFIVLFAAAGVWVANLTGYQIASMGDTQGHADPLAKVVTTAQGAWLNNYSERPWTMTFPILAFAMALCALLFSKLNKPALGLLATSVMLIGVIMTAGISLFPFIMPSSNNPDISLTIWDAVSSHRTLNVMFIAVVIFVPLILAYTTWCYVKMWRRVTVDEIENNPHGSY; translated from the coding sequence ATGATTTTTGATTATGAAACATTAAAAATGCTCTGGTGGTTAATTATTGGTGTGCTGTTAATTGGTTTTGCCATTACCGATGGTATGGACATGGGCGTTGCTATGTTACTGCGCTTTGTGGGCAAAACAGACAGTGAACGGCGTACCGTTATTAATACCATTGGTGCCCACTGGGATGGTAACCAAGTATGGTTTATTACTGCAGGCGGTGCCTTGTTTGCAGCGTGGCCTATGGTTTATGCGGCAGCGTTTTCTGGTTTTTACTTTGCCATGATGCTGGTGTTATTTGCATTATTTTTTAGGCCTCTTGGCTTTGATTATCGCTCTAAAGTTGACTCTAAACGCTGGCGTAATAACTGGGACTGGGGCTTATTCGCCGGCAGTGCCATACCTGCCCTAGTATTTGGTGTCGCGTTTGGTAACTTGTTTTTAGGCGTGCCGTTTCATATCGATAATTTATTAAGAGTCAGTTATCAAGGGTCGTTTTTTGCTTTACTTAATCCGTTTGCGCTCATTGCCGGCTTGGTTAGTATTACTATGTTAGTGGCACATGCGGGCATGTGGTTACAACTGCGAACCGCTGATCAAGTTGCTGAGCGCTCAGGACAATATGGTCGCTACTCATTACTTGCCTTTATAGTGTTATTTGCGGCAGCTGGTGTGTGGGTTGCCAACCTAACGGGCTATCAAATTGCCTCTATGGGTGACACCCAAGGCCATGCAGATCCACTGGCTAAAGTAGTTACCACTGCTCAAGGCGCATGGCTTAATAACTACAGTGAGCGTCCATGGACAATGACCTTCCCTATTTTGGCATTTGCGATGGCACTGTGTGCACTCCTGTTTTCTAAATTGAATAAGCCCGCTTTGGGATTATTAGCAACCAGTGTGATGTTAATTGGGGTGATTATGACTGCGGGCATATCGTTATTTCCGTTTATTATGCCTTCAAGCAATAACCCTGATATTAGCTTAACAATTTGGGATGCGGTATCGAGCCACAGAACACTCAATGTTATGTTTATTGCTGTGGTTATATTTGTGCCACTCATTTTAGCCTACACCACCTGGTGTTATGTGAAAATGTGGCGCAGAGTGACCGTTGATGAAATTGAAAATAACCCTCACGGCAGTTATTAA